A single region of the Ictalurus punctatus breed USDA103 chromosome 26, Coco_2.0, whole genome shotgun sequence genome encodes:
- the LOC108259022 gene encoding probable ribonuclease ZC3H12C, with the protein MGLKDHLDDGAGHILDLGLDPDYLHVKAVDRQVGADALSRMDRGSLDTSEEGAPSSGRCPSSSRGDSEDSCGSDGEVEQGCTLAPSDRSARAVHPPLCRSPCLDLDSPGLPEVTQDNPNTENSLREYQTKLEFALKLGYAEDLVQLVLSKLGSDALINDILGELVKLGSKSDNDSGATTSSTSTSLSLASSGSSSSSACSFSDSTDLRCSESPAQSILDDKDNLRPIVVDGSNVAMSHGNKEVFSCQGIQLAVDWFLERGHKDITVFVPAWRKEQSRPDALITDQEILRRLEKDKILVFTPSRRVQGRRVVCYDDRFIVKLAYESDGIIVSNDNYRDLAVEKPEWKKFIDERLLMYSFVNDKFMPPDDPLGRHGPSLENFLRKRPIIPEHKKQPCPYGKKCTYGHKCKFYHPERGTQPQRAVADELRASAKTSAAKGTNESGLVKSHSVPGGSRNDKTGDGKRSHSKRQSDPSVRTLSYGDVEDKLSSKTKADPQNSSLTLPPAPGGPPSCHTHTQDQREQLTCFSKSHAVPAFPQTDSYPTCESPDLSYYSLVRGYSGLSLSTQRSPERPFLSDMDARLSSVASDCSSEGSASSDSYGTVPPGERSCMSSPDSLLDDGLKCHHYHHLHHHRRQYPLPMFLPPPPNHHHQSRVLSPVPSTHPGYHHGMARGLSFTQDDQSPEPHFKHSVSYISPQVQHQMIGARSSCPGEYPPQSSPLSRGLASTRLDSVSDSRLYERSPLLARKPFTDQERLASWEPYYQQPCYEPFTFQSLPENRQQAWRVPWGQTPLHPSPPHPSHNPHQHQEPPVLGRYQESREKVFVNLCNIFPTELVRLVMGRYPHVTDAQQLAAAILAEKSQAGY; encoded by the exons ATGGGCCTGAAggaccatctggatgatggagcAGGCCACATCCTCGACCTGGGGCTGGATCCGGACTATCTCCATGTGAAGGCTGTAGACCGGCAGGTCGGTGCAGATGCCCTTTCCAGAATGGACAGGGGCTCATTGGACACCAGCGAGGAAGGAGCACCCAGCTCTGGGAGATGTCCTTCTTCGTCCCGGGGTGACTCTGAGGACAGCTGTGGATCTGATGGCGAGGTGGAGCAGGGCTGTACTCTTGCTCCAAGCGACAGATCAGCTCGAGCTGTACATCCGCCACTTTGCCGCTCTCCATGTCTGGATCTGGATTCCCCAGGGCTGCCGGAAGTGACGCAGGATAATCCAAACACTGAAAATTCTCTAAGGGAGTACCAGACCAAGTTGGAGTTCGCTCTAAAGCTAGGTTATGCTGAGGACTTGGTCCAATTGGTATTAAGCAAGCTCGGGTCAGACGCGCTAATCAATGACATCCTAGGGGAGCTGGTGAAACTTGGAAGCAAGTCAGACAATGACAGTGGCGCGACGACTTCATCCACTTCCACTTCTTTGTCTTTAGCGTCTTCCGGGTCATCGTCGTCTTCAGCATGTAGCTTCTCAGACTCGACCGATTTGCGATGCTCTGAATCGCCAGCACAGTCAATCCTGGATGACAAGGATAACCTACGCCCCATAGTTGTGGATGGAAGCAATGTAGCCATGAG CCATGGCAACAAGGAGGTGTTTTCTTGCCAAGGTATACAGCTTGCAGTGGACTGGTTCCTTGAACGTGGCCACAAAGACATCACAGTATTCGTACCAGCGTGGAGAAAAGAGCAGTCCCGACCTGACGCTCTCATCACAG ATCAAGAGATCCTGAGGCGACTGGAGAAGGACAAGATCCTGGTCTTCACACCCTCTCGCCGGGTCCAGGGGCGTAGGGTGGTGTGCTACGATGACCGGTTCATCGTCAAGTTGGCTTACGAATCGGATGGCATCATTGTCTCCAATGACAACTACAGGGATTTGGCCGTGGAAAAACCAGAGTGGAAGAAGTTTATTGACGAACGACTTCTCATGTACTCGTTTGTCAATGATAA GTTCATGCCTCCTGATGATCCCCTTGGTCGGCATGGCCCCAGCCTTGAGAACTTCCTGAGAAAAAGGCCTATCATCCCAGAACACAAAAAACAGCCTTGTCCATATG GAAAGAAGTGCACTTATGGTCACAAGTGCAAATTCTACCACCCAGAGCGTGGCACCCAGCCCCAGCGCGCCGTAGCCGACGAGCTGCGTGCTAGTGCCAAGACCTCTGCAGCCAAAGGCACAAATGAGTCCGGCCTTGTGAAAAGCCACAGTGTTCCTGGAGGCTCTCGTAATGATAAAACCGGTGACGGAAAGCGTTCACACTCAAAGCGGCAGTCGGACCCCAGTGTCCGCACCCTTTCATACGGTGACGTGGAGGACAAGCTGAGCTCCAAAACCAAAGCAGACCCCCAGAACAGCAGCTTGACCCTACCCCCTGCACCAGGTGGGCCCCCTTCCtgccacactcacacacaagaCCAGAGAGAACAGCTGACATGCTTTTCCAAAAGTCACGCAGTGCCAGCTTTCCCTCAGACAGACTCCTACCCCACCTGTGAGTCTCCGGACCTCAGCTACTACTCCCTTGTTCGTGGCTACTCTGGCCTCAGCTTGTCCACCCAAAGGAGCCCAGAGCGACCTTTCCTTTCTGATATGGATGCACGGCTCAGTTCCGTGGCATCTGACTGCAGCAGCGAGGGCAGCGCCAGCTCTGATTCGTATGGCACGGTGCCTCCTGGTGAGCGCTCCTGCATGAGCTCGCCTGACTCACTGTTGGACGATGGGCTCAAGTGTCATCAttaccaccacctccaccaccaccgcAGGCAGTACCCGCTGCCCATGTTCCTGCCTCCACCacccaaccaccaccaccagagCCGTGTGCTCTCCCCAGTCCCTTCGACTCACCCAGGGTACCACCACGGGATGGCCCGCGGACTCAGCTTCACACAAGACGACCAGTCTCCGGAGCCCCACTTCAAGCACTCAGTGTCATACATTAGCCCACAAGTTCAGCACCAGATGATCGGTGCAAGATCCAGTTGTCCTGGAGAGTACCCTCCTCAGAGTTCCCCACTGAGTCGCGGACTGGCATCCACACGTCTTGACAGCGTGTCTGACTCCAGGCTCTATGAGCGTTCACCCCTTTTGGCCAGGAAGCCCTTCACAGACCAGGAGAGGCTGGCTAGCTGGGAGCCATACTATCAGCAGCCCTGCTATGAGCCATTCACCTTTCAGAGCCTCCCAGAAAACAGGCAGCAAGCATGGCGGGTGCCTTGGGGACAAACTCCTCTTCATCCTTCGCCTCCTCATCCATCCCATAATCCCCACCAGCACCAGGAACCACCTGTCCTCGGTCGCTACCAGGAATCGCGTGAGAAAGTGTTTGTCAACCTGTGCAACATCTTTCCCACTGAGCTTGTGCGCCTGGTCATGGGCCGTTATCCTCACGTTACCGATGCCCAACAGCTGGCAGCCGCTATCTTGGCTGAAAAGAGCCAGGCTGGATACTAA